ACTATAGGCTGCAACATGACTGAACAAGACAAACCGACTGAAGCCGAAGAAATTATTGCGGAATCTCAGCGGATCAAAGACGAACCCGAGGTGGCGCACACTGCCGAGGAGGATGCAAAGAAGACACGAGATGTGATTTTTGTGGGGACAAAGCCGATTATGACCTATGTTACTGCCACGCTTACTCAGCTCTCCACGCAGCCGTTTGTGACGATAAAGGCACGAGGCCAGAGAATCACACAGGCAGTGGACGTCTCGC
Above is a window of Candidatus Nitrosotenuis cloacae DNA encoding:
- a CDS encoding DNA-binding protein; amino-acid sequence: MTEQDKPTEAEEIIAESQRIKDEPEVAHTAEEDAKKTRDVIFVGTKPIMTYVTATLTQLSTQPFVTIKARGQRITQAVDVSQMIVKRMNTVGYKIKDVRIASDSLLSQDGKTRNVSTMEIDITRE